One Clupea harengus chromosome 3, Ch_v2.0.2, whole genome shotgun sequence DNA window includes the following coding sequences:
- the cdkn1cb gene encoding cyclin-dependent kinase inhibitor 1B: MTNVQLSTSTLERLVARRTFPLHARTGACRSLFGPVDHDELNREMKSKLREISERDQRRWNFNFERDEPLLGDYEWEGKPLETSPAFYHESVQIGRSRVVLPGNPSVDLRPLDCTAQDAPVNCEDRLAGSEGSAPCSSEVNQENCADTLNSGKMSRKVTPCVRRKRSTASDLTTTHITDFYMKRRRTMVAKPGENVCQQSSTTLPIEQTPRKRIR, translated from the exons ATGACTAACGTCCAGCTTTCTACCAGCACCTTGGAGCGGTTGGTGGCAAGGAGGACCTTCCCTCTACACGCTCGTACGGGCGCTTGTCGGAGTCTCTTTGGACCGGTGGATCACGACGAGCTGAACCGAGAGATGAAATCCAAACTTCGAGAAATCTCCGAACGGGATCAGCGAAGATGGAACTTTAATTTCGAGAGAGATGAGCCACTACTTGGAGATTATGAGTGGGAAGGAAAGCCGTTAGAAACATCACCTGCTTTCTATCACGAATCTGTGCAAATTGGGCGAAGCCGAGTTGTTCTGCCGGGGAATCCATCCGTGGACTTGAGACCATTGGACTGTACTGCTCAGGATGCACCTGTGAATTGCGAGGACCGTCTCGCCGGTTCCGAAGGCAGTGCTCCCTGTTCAAGCGAAGTGAACCAGGAGAACTGTGCGGATACACTCAACTCAGGGAAAATGTCTCGTAAAGTTACCCCCTGTGTCCGACGAAAAAGATCTACTGCCAGTGATCTTACCACAACGCACATCACAG aTTTCTACATGAAAAGGAGAAGAACGATGGTTGCGAAGCCAGGTGAAAATGTTTGCCAGCAGTCTTCAACCACACTCCCAATTGAGCAAACTCCACGCAAGAGAATTCGCTGA